TTCATGAAGCCGCCTACGAGAGATATGTCTTATGTATCCCACTTTAGAAGTTTGAAATTGTTTATGCTAGTCAGCATACTTGTTAAGATATGATAGTAGTGGGAGTGATTTGAAGCAATTAGAGTAGAGTTTTTATTTGTATGTTTGGTTAATTGTGAAAGCTCTTACTCTTGTTCATTTAGCTAAATGAGTCTTGCCTTGAAAATAATATTGCCAAACAAGTACAACAAGAAGAAGTCTAAAATTATGACTTGTATGATGACTGATTGTCTTAAAGGTTTAACTTTTAAGATACTTAACTCCATAGATGTTGGGATAGACTTGATATCACTCTTGatagaagttgtttgatggaattGAAATTTGTGGTAGCTGAGACACATGCCAAGATGTAATGTTGTGAATAAATATGAGATATTGCTTTACATGTATCAACATATGAATTAATGTATGATATTGTTTTACGCATGTCAACGTGACTGTTTTGCACACTCTTGGGATGCTAGCACCACTAGCCCCATGATTTTCGCAATCCTTACTAAAAGGTCATTCATGACTTTTGCTTGGAAACTATCAGAGGAACCAAAAAGTATCACTTCTCAAGTCTTGGCATGGACTCGCTACTATTAGATGAATATTCGTGAAAGACAATGAATATATAGTAAAGTGTTTTGATAGCCTTGATCAATTGATGTGTGCGTAATTAAGATACTCCATTGCTTATACCTGTTTTGACATGAGTGCTCATACTTAATTTGATGATAATAAGCTTCTATTGTTCCTTGGAAACTGAGAGTTAACTACTTAAGCTAGAGTGGTTGTTAAACAAATAGTTATTCATACTTATAATCTTTATTGTGATTGTCTCAAGTTACCAATGCTTGTATTATATTCTTGTCACTTCTCTAACTATGCTAAGCTTTCAAATGGATGAAGTGCTGGACTCATAAGACTACCACTTGTAACTAATTTTGATTTCTCATTGTTTTAGCAGTCTAGCATGGACTCACTATCTATTACTCTTAATATACAAACATAAAAAAACAAGAGAGCAATAGTAGGATCACAAGTTTTATTTTAAGGTAGATTTACTTTTGACATGAGTCATAGAAGTTGTAAGTGATCTTTTATGGACCAACACAATCGAATTGGTGTTTCCTTGTACATCTTACTTCTACCTTGGGGAAAGTATAGGATATTACATCATATTTGTGAGTTTTCCTACCCAAGTTCATTTCTCGCTATTATTCTTTTGACTTCGTCACTCGAGGGCGAGTAACAGCTAAGCTTGAGGAAGTTGATAGATTGAAATTTAGCACTATTTTACTGGTGTTTTTAAGTATACTATTACTCATATTATCACTCATTTCATGATCCAGCTAGATAAACATAAGCCTATTTTACATACTTACGAGTTCTTGTTTATTTTTATAGGAGCTTCGCATATTTCATAGTTTTAGTAGGATTTTATTATGTTTCCCTTGTTTTTGATATGTGTTTAGGTGTTAATTGGCGATCATAGAAAAAGGGAGCAAAAGGGACCAAGAGGGTACAAGATGGGACAATTATAGGTACCAGACTTAGCCATATAACGTGTACAAAAAGTGATATTTTTCCAACATCTTATATTTAAGTTCTAAGGCAATGGTGCTGTAGCCCTCATGCATACGAATTTAACGAGCCGAAGAACACctcaatcggagtccggatgaagAAATGGCAAACAAAATACGAAAGCATCTGCAAGTTTTACGACCATCGATACGGGCAAACCCCGTCCGTACCGTCCACCCATACCAGGCTCCATTGGGCCCGTTTCGTCAAATAAAACAACATTTGTGAAGGCCCGATGGGCATATTCGGTCCTATGCTCCATCGGTGCGCGAAATCGACCTCCAACGCATATATAAGGAGGGGAGGAGGCAAGGAGAGGCACCACTTCATCATCCACGCCCTAGAGGTGGAGCCCTgctgctccgccgccgccgtctccatagccaccgcctccatcaccatctccaccaacagagaagaggaggaggaaactAGGATCTTGAAGGGCAACGCATCGATCTCCATAATCATCATCATTAACAATGTCTACATCTTCAACCCCCTTCGTCTACTTGGTTGTGATCCGAACCCTATTAGGATTTACACTTGTATGCAAACACACTCTCAACACTCTCTAGTTCTTGGTTACATTAATTTATTTCTTTGTTCATATTTACTTTAGCTATCAACACAAACAACTTTTACATACTTTATCTTGGAATTAGAATAACTTACAAGTACCCCCTAGATAATAGTAACAAGGGGCATTAAGACCTTAACtagtagctcctcgtggttcgatactcttatctCGAAACTAGCTACAATCGATATGTGTTCTTGCAGTTATTAGGCACAAAACTCCATGCACCCTCCATCGTCGCTAGACGCACCATCGGAGTGAGGATAGAGTGTGAAAGACCTTATTTCTGCCATCTGGATGTAGCCACCGCCCCACCATTTCAAAGAAGACACTAATCTGAAATAGAAAACTGGAACCCTCCCGCCGACAAGAGACCGAggtccgccacacctccaaggcctAAAAGGCCATCAGAAGCGGGGCTAACTGACGGATCTGTCGGCGAAGGGCACATAAACAGTAGCCGCCGCCCCCACTACTATGTTGGTTGTTTGATTGCTAAGATTATAATTCTTCCAAAAATCTAGTGATTATTATGTCGGAGAAAACCTATCCACTAAACCATCTCTGCTAGAATCCCCTGGCACATGTCACTCCCATGTGAAGTTTTTTCTAGGGATGTGTTTTGAAAATCATGCAAGTCAAAAGGGTCCTAAGCGACGTGAAAATGAGATAAAATGAGGATATGCCATCAACTGATTATTGTACTCCCTCCATTTCGAAAAAGAAGTTGATTAAATTTGTCCAGATACAGTTACGTGCATATATATCCGTATAAGAAAGGTTAAGCGACTTATTTTGAAATAGAGGAGACTAGGAGAGTACGATATTTTGAAGTGCATGgctacaatttttttttgaagcgaatatttttatttttttattaataGTACGTAACAACAAAGTAAAAGTCAAATTGGGCTCCATCCCCAAGGTCCCCACCACCACGTGCCCCCACCACCTGGATCACCCTGTTCCGGGACCCACCCGCCAATCGGCACCGCCGGTGACCGGACCGTATCCCCTCGCGGTTTGACCGACCGACCACGCGGCTCCCGCAAAGGAAACGGGACGGCGAAAGGAAAGCAGTAAGTAATAAAGGCCAGCGGCGACCAGCCACTCCATTTTAAAACCTTCCCctctccctcccctcccctcccccgtTCGGCTCCAAATCCCCATTCCGCCTCCCTTCCCCGTACAACCCGACGCGGCGAGCCCCAGTTCCCCCCAccggaaaccctagccgccaccgccaccgcctccgcctccgccgccgcgcccTCCCCCTCGCCCGGCCGCGCGCGCCGTCGGCCCGGCTCGTCCCGCCCCTCCCCACCCCACCCTCGCGCCCCGCGCTAGGGTTTTGCGCCGGCGGCCATGGACGAGCTGCGGCGGGAGCAGCACCGCATCGCCGGCCACCCCTACGCCTTCGAGGTGAGCGCCGCCCGCCGGGCCCAAACGCACCGCGCGGAGGTTTTTGGGCTGACGCGTAGGGTTTTGGTTCTGGTTCTGGTTCTGGCAGGTGGGCTCCTTCTTCCTGCGCGGCTACTACAGCGTCCTCgccaacaccccggagctggccaGGCAGTTCTACACGGCCGGGAGCACCGTCGTCAGGCTCGACTGCCAGACGCTCCACTCCGCCTACGGGGAGACGGTCGAGGTATAATGTAAACCCCAATCTAGGAGGAGTACTCATGTTTCTGCTGTGTTTGTTTACTCCCACTGATGACGATAGTCGTAACCCATGCCGTGTTAATTACCAAGTACAAGTGGGTGGTGTGCAATGCATGTTGATGCCTGTCCTGTTCTGTTCTGATAGATTGTTGGTGAGTATGCACCCGACTGAATGTGCCTCGTGTCTTAGTTTTCAGTGCCTTGTTGTATGATGGGATTTGCTGTGCTGCTGGGAATGATTGAACTTCGGGCCTTCTGGAACGAGTAGGCAGCGGTTTCATGTAATTTGCATTACGAAAACACTATTACCAGGTTCACAAGTTTTTATGATTAAGGATCTGGTGCTCAAACAGTTTCTCAGGTGTTGCGGATGTGTATCAGTTGATGTACAACTTCTGTATTCTCTATTTTGTTTCCATCCATTTCCAGCTGTTATATTAAATCACTAGAACTAAAATATTAAATTTCAAGGCTAAACAGACCAGAGTACGTGGATTGTGGACGGTTTGATCTCTTATTTAAAGTTGGTTTCTCATTTTGTGCAATTGAAATGCAGAAGTATTTACCGGGCACCCTTTATATTCTGTTAGCCAAGTTTTATGATAAGTTGGTAGGTATGGTTACAAGGCTTCTCTGAACACTTGGTTGATGCTAATTGCCTGATGATTATACTTCTTTGGTCTTGCTGTGATTTTGCATGCTTCATAGTTCAAATATCGAAAACCTGTCATTGAACTAGTGGAATAATTATTTTATAGATAGTTCTTTTGTTGTTGTTCGTTTCATCTTGCAAACTTGTAGTATGGCGATCTACAGTTCCAATTTCATTATCTAGTATATTTGCCTTACCTTTCTTCTTCTTAAATTAtgcaggaaatcaatgatatattGATGTGCATGAATGTTCACAAGGTTGAGGTTAGAACGGCTAATTTCTTGGAGTCATGGGGTGGATCCATCTCTGGGTTGGTTACTGGTCTAGTGCAACTGAAGGGCTACCCTTCACGCAAGAGATTCTCCCAGAGTTTTGTTCTTGCTCCTCAGGTCGAACCAGATGGATTTTTTGTGTACAGTGACATCTTTAAGTTCATCTGTGATGAGTTTGATACTCATTACCAAGTTGCTGATTACGGTTTCGCTGACAGTGTACCCCATATGGCTGCTCCTAATACCTTGACTGAAACAGGTATTGCTCCTGACAGTGTTCAAGTGAATTGTGTATATATCAAGTACATCTTCATGCTACTTCTATTTCGCATATAGGTTTTATTGTTATCTGTTATTTAGATATAGTCATCACAAATTCTCACCTGGAgcatctcttttgattttttccctgAAGACTGTTGAATCCCGTTATCATGTTTCATTTTGCTAACTTTAGTGATTAATTTACCCCTTCCCATTCTAAGTACTATAACTATGGTCCTAGTTTTAGGTAGTACTCCGTTCTAGACAAATTCCCAGCTTCTGTTATTTTTACATATCATTTGCGTATTCTTCTGCATTCTTCTTGAGGAATAGTATCTTCAGTTGTAGCCATAGTCGTAGTGATAAAGAGTTTCTTTTATGGTTGATTCTGCAGCATCTGATTATGTGGCTGAAGAACTTGAAGCAAATGGGTTTGCAGCTCCTGTTGATGTTGAGGAAAGGGAGAGTGGTATTATATATGAGAACTATGAAATGCAGCAGCAAGATCCTTTGGAGTACGAGGCTCCAATCAACGAAGAAACTCATATTGAATATCCTACTCCCTCTTTCCCCAGTACAGCAGACATTAAACAGGATGCATCTCTTGCTCCTCCCCACTCCCCTTCCCCACCTGCCCCTGAAGAAGAACCTGTGGGAGAACCACCTAAGCAAACATATGCTTCAGTGGTAAGCAAACATGTAGTGCATTTTTAATCATGCCAAATTCTTAGTTTCAACTTTATGGTGATTGGTTGTAAATTTGTCAGCTGCGAACAAAAGGACCCGCTGGCCATCAGGTTATCCACTCCAATCCTGTCAATAAGGCTATGGTGGGGACTGCAGAGTCGCAGCCAGTTCGACAGGCAGTGCAAGAGAAATCCAACTTGGACACTCGTCGGGATGCCAGTGTCCCTGAGGATGAAGGTTTCTTTCTGTTGTATACTTGCCTTCTCCTGCTTCTCAATCTTTTCGGATCTACCTTGTGAATGTTTTGCCATTTTCTAACATTTGGCAAATTTCAGTTATCCATTAATGATTGACTGTTCTATGTTGACACCCTTTGCCCTTTAGCACCGAGAATGGATTTCAActtgttttttgtttcaaactttCCTGTTTTAAGCCCATCCTCTGTGTTAGGTGGTTTGAAGTCATATTATTGCATGTCACCAAATCTCCCTTTTATTGCCCAATTCATCGGTTAGGTGAAATCCTAAGTGGGGAAGTCTCGTTTGACATACACACACACCACTGTCTTTTTTGTTACTTTTGGATTGTAGTCACTCCTATGTTATTTATTTCAATATTTCAAGAGATGCTACATTATCCTGAATTATGGGAGTTAATGCTATCTCTAGCTTGTTGATTTGCTTGACGATATTTTCCCTGCAATCATCGATACTCATGCATGCTAGTTGTCTTTCTGTCACTGATTAACTGACGTGTTTAAGAATAGGAAAACCGGTCATGCTGTGTTTTCTTGCTGGAATAGCTTATTGGGTACTTAAAAGCTGCACATTCAAATTTCTTTTTGAGGGAGAGCTGCACATTATTTTAGATTCATGAGTATCCTAATGATTTATGTATGTGACCTTCAAGTGTAAATTTTCTGACCTGGTCGTTAATTGAAGTTGTGTTTGGATGTATGTGCATGTGAAGTGCAGAAAACTGAACCGTATACATTTGATTTTACTTTTGGTCCCTTATCCACAGCCATTTGATCCTGTTTTGTCATCCTTGCAAAAGAAAAACACTAACTTTTATGTGCCATTGTGTATGGTATTTGTGTATGTCTAAAAATTTCTGTGGACATAATCTTTTTGGTTATCTATTGACTAAATGATGGATTTTATTTTCTGGCAGAAGAGTTCCTATCGGTGTATGTTGGTAATCTTTCTCCGGCGACTTCAGTCTTCGATCTTGAAAAGGCCTTTCAGGCTTTTGGAAGAATTAAACCCGATGGAGTTGCTATACGGAGTCGCAAGGTTTGTTGCTTCTGTGATTCTATCTAGATTTTGTTCTTGCTGTTGGCTTTCCTGATTCATTTACTAATATGCAGGAGGCTGGAGTTTTCTTTGGCTTTGTTGAGTATGAAAGCATGAGGGGCATCCAGAATGCGTTGGAGGTGAGTTTCTGAATTTCTTAGGCTGTCATTGATTTGAGTTTTCTTAGCCTGGCATGCTCCTGCATTATTTGTACATCATCTACATTGCGAACTTGTTTCCTGCGTCCTCTTCCTATCCCAAGTAGCCATGCCCAAGTGCTTAACATGTTTTTGCAAATTCTGCTGTAACAaatgaaagaaaaaaagaaaatattTTTCTTGAAGGTTAGTACACAGGACATAGCCCACGGACTTCTGTTTTATGCATGATCAAAAAACATGTTGAAGATCTTTTATCCACCACTTCAAACTACTAGCAGTAGACTTCACTGTTACATCTAGATTTTTTTTGTATTCAGGTGTTAGTCAGTAGTTGATGTCCATAGAAATGTACGAGACAGAGTGGTCCATGAATGGCTGAATGGCCACTATATGATGTCATTATACCTGAATTTAACTTTTTATGGTGATCTTTTGTACATCAGGCATCTCCAATTGAGCTGAATGGGCGTCAAGTATTTGTTGAGGAGAGGAGGCCTAGCAGTATAATCTTCCGTGGTGGCGGAAGTAAGTATCTGTCACGTACCCTATAGAGCATGGCCCCATGATAAAATTTCATCATAATTAGAAATCCCTACTTTCAAAGGACGAGAAAAATACCCCTAGAATGTATTTTAATCCAATTTTACTTCAATAGAACAGGGCTGTGGTTTTTGAATTCATGTCCTACTATTGCTTCCCCCAGAATGTTTTTTTATCCAATTTGAGTTCAATAGAACAGGGCTGTGGGTTTTGAATTCATGCCCTTTCTTATGACTGTTAAGTGTTAACTATTGCTTCCCCTAGAATGTATTTTTATCCAATTTGAGTTCAATAGAACATGGCTGTTGTTTTTGAATTCATGTCCTTTCTTAGGACTGTTAAGTGTTAACTATTGCTTCTCAATTTGCAGGACGAGGACGGGGAAGAACTTCAGATTTCTCAAGGGGTCAATATGGTGGGCGCTATGAAACGGATTACTCTACTCGGTCAAAGGGAAATGGGTACCAAAGGAGGGGTGGACGTCAATATGACGATTACGAGTAGTTTCACATTTTCTCTGCTGGCGAATGGTCGTATCCTATTTGGTGCTCTCTACCTGGTGCGGCCCTGGCCATAATTTTGTCACAACAAAGGGCGGTTTCTGGAGAAACTTTGAGTATCGCTTAGCCGTTATTTCATGCCTCGTCTCTAGATGGGAGTTATATATCAATTGCTGCA
This region of Lolium perenne isolate Kyuss_39 chromosome 2, Kyuss_2.0, whole genome shotgun sequence genomic DNA includes:
- the LOC127335552 gene encoding nuclear transport factor 2 isoform X2, which translates into the protein MDELRREQHRIAGHPYAFEVGSFFLRGYYSVLANTPELARQFYTAGSTVVRLDCQTLHSAYGETVEEINDILMCMNVHKVEVRTANFLESWGGSISGLVTGLVQLKGYPSRKRFSQSFVLAPQVEPDGFFVYSDIFKFICDEFDTHYQVADYGFADSVPHMAAPNTLTETASDYVAEELEANGFAAPVDVEERESGIIYENYEMQQQDPLEYEAPINEETHIEYPTPSFPSTADIKQDASLAPPHSPSPPAPEEEPVGEPPKQTYASVLRTKGPAGHQVIHSNPVNKAMVGTAESQPVRQAVQEKSNLDTRRDASVPEDEEFLSVYVGNLSPATSVFDLEKAFQAFGRIKPDGVAIRSRKEAGVFFGFVEYESMRGIQNALEASPIELNGRQVFVEERRPSSIIFRGGGRRGRGRTSDFSRGQYGGRYETDYSTRSKGNGYQRRGGRQYDDYE
- the LOC127335552 gene encoding nuclear transport factor 2 isoform X1, translating into MDELRREQHRIAGHPYAFEVGSFFLRGYYSVLANTPELARQFYTAGSTVVRLDCQTLHSAYGETVEEINDILMCMNVHKVEVRTANFLESWGGSISGLVTGLVQLKGYPSRKRFSQSFVLAPQVEPDGFFVYSDIFKFICDEFDTHYQVADYGFADSVPHMAAPNTLTETASDYVAEELEANGFAAPVDVEERESGIIYENYEMQQQDPLEYEAPINEETHIEYPTPSFPSTADIKQDASLAPPHSPSPPAPEEEPVGEPPKQTYASVLRTKGPAGHQVIHSNPVNKAMVGTAESQPVRQAVQEKSNLDTRRDASVPEDEEEFLSVYVGNLSPATSVFDLEKAFQAFGRIKPDGVAIRSRKEAGVFFGFVEYESMRGIQNALEASPIELNGRQVFVEERRPSSIIFRGGGRRGRGRTSDFSRGQYGGRYETDYSTRSKGNGYQRRGGRQYDDYE